The Carassius carassius chromosome 34, fCarCar2.1, whole genome shotgun sequence genome has a segment encoding these proteins:
- the LOC132115500 gene encoding phospholipase A2, minor isoenzyme-like: MNTFLSLVILSVSLPTLLATLDYRALWQFRSMILCTIPQSWPALDYADYGCYCGKGGSGTPVDELDRCCEVHDGCYSDSWQHEDCWGILDNPYTEVYSFSCDKGAKKITCNADKNRPCEMFICECDRKAAECFAQAGYNPENEHYPSENCK; this comes from the exons ATGAACACCTTCCTGTCTCTCGTCATCCTGAGTGTGAGTCTGCCCACCT TGCTGGCGACTCTAGACTACCGCGCGCTGTGGCAGTTCAGGTCTATGATCCTCTGTACCATTCCTCAAAGCTGGCCGGCACTGGATTATGCAGACTACGGATGCTACTGTGGAAAGGGAGGCTCAGGCACCCCGGTGGATGAACTGGACAG GTGCTGTGAGGTGCATGATGGGTGTTATTCTGACTCATGGCAACATGAAGACTGCTGGGGTATCTTAGACAACCCTTACACTGAAGTCTATTCATTCTCATGTGACAAAGGAGCAAAGAAAATCACCTGCAATG CTGACAAGAATCGGCCCTGTGAGATGTTCATCTGTGAATGTGACAGAAAAGCAGCTGAATGCTTTGCACAAGCGGGTTACAACCCAGAAAACGAGCACTATCCTAGTGAAAACTgcaaatga